Proteins encoded within one genomic window of Pseudomonas cannabina:
- a CDS encoding PilZ domain-containing protein → MTDSHEDRRRFKRIAFDAKTQLKQGEQHWNVTLVDLSLKGMLIERPEPWTGDPEQPFDVDIILSNDTHVKMDVAITHDNNRQLGFVCRHISLDSISHLKRLVELNLGDQAELDRELAALIEL, encoded by the coding sequence ATGACCGACTCACACGAAGATCGACGTCGTTTCAAACGCATTGCCTTCGACGCCAAGACCCAGCTCAAGCAAGGCGAGCAACACTGGAACGTGACACTGGTCGATCTGTCTTTGAAAGGCATGCTGATCGAGCGACCCGAGCCATGGACCGGCGATCCGGAGCAACCGTTTGACGTCGATATCATTCTCAGTAATGACACGCACGTAAAAATGGATGTCGCTATCACCCACGATAACAATCGGCAACTCGGGTTTGTCTGCCGGCACATCAGCTTGGACTCGATCAGCCACCTCAAGCGGCTGGTCGAGCTGAACCTGGGCGATCAGGCCGAGCTGGACCGTGAGCTGGCGGCGCTGATCGAACTCTAG
- a CDS encoding carbon starvation CstA family protein — protein MKNNNSLMRHVPWLIVAIVGACALGVVALRRGEAINALWIVVAAVAIYLVAYRYYSLFIATHVMQLDPLRATPAVVNNDGLDYVPTNKHILFGHHFAAIAGAGPLVGPVLAAQMGYLPGTLWLIAGVVLAGAVQDFMILFLSTRRNGRSLGDMVREEMGRIPGTIALFGCFLIMIIILAVLALIVVKALAESPWGMFTVMATIPIAMFMGIYMRYIRPGRIGEISIVGVILLLGSIWVGGVVAADPTWGPMFTFTGIQITWMLVGYGFVAAMLPVWLLLAPRDYLSTFLKIGTILALAIGILVLAPELKMPALTQFTNGTGPVWKGALFPFLFITIACGAVSGFHALISSGTTPKLLDNEKNARYIGYGGMLMESFVAIMAMVAASVIEPGVYFAMNSPAAVVGSDVVTVAQTVSSWGFIITPEQLTAVAKDIGENTILARAGGAPTLAVGIAQNLHQALPGENTMAFWYHFAILFEALFILTAVDAGTRAGRFMLQDLLGSFVPALKRTESWTANAIGTGGCVALWGYLLYQGVIDPLGGINTLWPLFGISNQMLAGIALMLASVVLIKMKRQRYVWVTMLPAVWLLICTVTAGLIKLFDANPAVGFLALAKKYSAAADAGQILAPAKTMDQMQHVIFNAYTNAGLTVLFLFVVFSILFYAIKVGRAAWSTKARTDKEAPYQAMPPASQV, from the coding sequence ATGAAAAATAATAATAGCCTGATGCGCCATGTTCCATGGCTCATCGTTGCAATTGTCGGAGCATGTGCTCTTGGGGTCGTGGCCTTGCGTCGCGGAGAGGCGATCAACGCCTTGTGGATAGTGGTCGCTGCGGTGGCTATTTATCTGGTTGCTTATCGTTACTACAGTCTTTTCATCGCCACTCACGTCATGCAGCTCGATCCGCTGCGCGCGACACCGGCGGTGGTCAACAATGACGGTCTGGACTACGTGCCGACCAACAAGCACATCCTGTTCGGTCACCACTTCGCTGCCATTGCCGGCGCTGGCCCGCTGGTCGGTCCGGTTCTGGCTGCGCAAATGGGCTATCTGCCCGGTACGCTCTGGCTGATTGCCGGTGTGGTACTGGCCGGTGCGGTGCAGGACTTCATGATTCTGTTCCTGTCCACGCGCCGCAACGGTCGCTCGCTGGGCGACATGGTTCGCGAGGAGATGGGCCGTATTCCTGGCACCATCGCCCTGTTCGGCTGCTTCCTGATCATGATCATCATTCTCGCGGTGCTGGCGTTGATCGTGGTCAAGGCCCTGGCCGAAAGCCCGTGGGGCATGTTCACGGTCATGGCAACGATCCCGATTGCGATGTTCATGGGCATTTACATGCGCTACATCCGTCCGGGCCGCATTGGTGAAATCTCCATCGTCGGCGTGATTCTGTTGCTGGGTTCTATCTGGGTCGGCGGCGTGGTTGCGGCTGATCCGACCTGGGGGCCGATGTTCACCTTTACTGGCATCCAGATCACCTGGATGCTGGTGGGCTACGGCTTTGTAGCCGCAATGCTGCCGGTCTGGCTGCTACTTGCACCGCGTGACTACCTGTCGACCTTCCTGAAAATCGGCACCATTCTGGCACTGGCAATCGGCATTCTGGTGCTGGCACCCGAGCTGAAAATGCCGGCCCTGACCCAGTTCACCAACGGCACTGGCCCGGTCTGGAAGGGCGCCCTGTTCCCGTTCCTGTTCATTACCATCGCGTGCGGCGCCGTATCGGGGTTCCATGCTCTGATTTCCTCGGGCACCACGCCCAAGTTGCTGGATAACGAAAAGAACGCCCGTTACATCGGTTACGGCGGCATGCTGATGGAGTCGTTCGTGGCCATCATGGCGATGGTCGCCGCTTCGGTGATCGAGCCGGGCGTGTACTTCGCCATGAACAGCCCGGCTGCGGTGGTCGGCAGCGACGTGGTGACGGTTGCGCAAACGGTTTCCAGCTGGGGCTTTATCATCACGCCGGAGCAATTGACGGCGGTCGCCAAAGACATCGGTGAAAACACCATTCTGGCCCGTGCCGGTGGTGCGCCGACGCTGGCGGTGGGTATCGCGCAGAACCTGCACCAGGCGCTGCCCGGCGAAAACACCATGGCGTTCTGGTATCACTTTGCGATTCTGTTTGAAGCGCTGTTCATTCTGACGGCCGTTGATGCCGGTACGCGTGCCGGCCGCTTCATGCTGCAGGACTTGCTGGGTAGCTTCGTTCCAGCCCTGAAGCGCACCGAGTCCTGGACAGCCAACGCCATCGGCACCGGTGGCTGCGTGGCGCTGTGGGGTTATCTGCTGTATCAGGGCGTGATCGACCCATTGGGCGGGATCAACACTTTGTGGCCGCTGTTTGGTATCTCCAACCAGATGCTTGCCGGTATCGCCCTGATGCTGGCCAGCGTAGTGCTGATCAAGATGAAGCGTCAGCGCTATGTGTGGGTGACCATGCTGCCTGCCGTCTGGCTGTTGATCTGCACGGTGACGGCGGGCCTGATCAAACTGTTCGACGCCAACCCTGCAGTCGGCTTCCTGGCCCTGGCCAAGAAATACAGCGCCGCCGCGGATGCCGGCCAGATTCTGGCCCCGGCCAAGACCATGGATCAGATGCAGCACGTGATTTTCAACGCCTACACCAACGCCGGGTTGACCGTGTTGTTTCTGTTCGTGGTGTTCAGCATCCTGTTCTATGCCATCAAGGTTGGCCGCGCGGCCTGGAGCACCAAGGCGCGCACCGACAAGGAAGCTCCCTATCAGGCCATGCCGCCCGCGTCGCAGGTGTGA